One Jatrophihabitans sp. DNA window includes the following coding sequences:
- a CDS encoding DUF6603 domain-containing protein, translating to MADGPGRQLLDLLQRELVLALHAAVADIAGSLDVLEVDDAFNLTPFVGRVLAAVQPDNAVLSALSGLTGSDGGAGSVNLHGWRDEAVDAAPRGLAYVARSDAGAIAALTVVPAAGVRLTLRAVGLAGQGLALPLSNGFSLNLSGNIAGEVEIGFTPDQPPQLVRLAEGDRVEVSFTRGGPGTVLGIEGGPSVRSGTVTAGGWVATRDGKFDRGGQLQLSGGEVRLLPGFVKGLLPVDLMFPLEADLRHAGDGGVTLAGSPSLRTRLSGSDTGRWLDLTVEVTDSPAGPALRVGFLTSLDVSLPGAPVDVHIDGVGFGMPIALKLGAPMLPSPGDLQSLEPTGAAVSLTLPVVNGSGMLSSVGNDLAGGLSVRIPPLSAAAFGLLSPARDGEPLSFLVIMGATFPPPGVQVGFGFAISGVGGVVGINRRIDRDALLRAVTDGTAAQLLFPSDPAAAGPAAMRALPAIFPAARGSIVAGPMFQLSWGGRIVTLSVAVLLEASTQARMTILGKLVVALPDPEAPLVFLQATFAGVIDPAEPSVMFVASLTGSHIVGVALAGDILMLSRGGSDPQMVLSAGGFHPAYRIPRGVPALRRMSMDLSPVSWLELRCENYFAITSNSMQLGARLELVAEVAGCGLRGHFAYDALVQYSPFKFIADVSGGVALRAFGETLVGVSLALHLEGPAPYLARGRGSIDLFFFEVSFDFELGWGSPPPALDPPPDVGAAIRQAVSEPAAWRSRGTPPPNLLLTRAAQKSLEAATVVDPYAAVSVRQQRVPLGLEIGLFEGIPVPSQRWDIQGAEFGPGEPADHTAELRAEFAPGQFVAARSDDQALTAAAFLPLRAGIELYPAPAAGAQERAVELVWEECVIARDVPKPIRASTGIFADLGSLELLLTALSAADGGWWAAPDQVVTVDPVAPVATAFALSMTAGPDLGAVTGLELAQEIAGSSTLMTVEAWEL from the coding sequence ATGGCCGACGGCCCGGGCAGGCAGCTCCTTGACCTCCTGCAGCGAGAACTTGTCCTCGCCCTGCACGCTGCCGTCGCTGACATCGCCGGCAGCCTTGACGTCCTCGAGGTCGACGACGCTTTCAACCTGACGCCGTTCGTTGGCCGGGTGCTCGCGGCCGTCCAACCCGACAACGCCGTCCTGTCGGCGCTTTCTGGCCTGACCGGTTCGGACGGCGGCGCCGGTTCGGTCAACCTCCACGGCTGGCGTGACGAGGCGGTCGACGCCGCTCCTCGCGGTCTTGCCTACGTGGCGCGCTCCGACGCCGGCGCGATCGCCGCCCTGACCGTGGTGCCCGCCGCGGGCGTCCGGCTGACGCTCAGGGCCGTCGGCCTGGCCGGACAAGGGCTTGCGCTCCCGTTGAGCAACGGCTTCTCGCTGAACCTGTCCGGCAACATCGCCGGGGAAGTCGAGATCGGCTTCACTCCCGATCAGCCCCCTCAGCTCGTCCGGCTCGCCGAGGGTGATCGGGTCGAGGTGTCCTTCACCAGAGGTGGGCCGGGAACGGTGCTCGGCATCGAAGGCGGGCCCTCGGTCAGGTCGGGGACGGTGACTGCCGGCGGCTGGGTCGCGACCAGGGACGGGAAGTTCGACCGGGGCGGGCAGCTCCAGCTCAGCGGCGGCGAGGTGAGGCTCCTCCCCGGGTTCGTGAAGGGCCTGCTACCGGTCGACCTGATGTTTCCGCTGGAGGCCGACCTGCGCCACGCGGGCGACGGTGGGGTGACGCTGGCCGGCAGTCCGTCGCTGCGTACCCGGCTGAGCGGTTCGGACACCGGCCGATGGCTGGACCTCACCGTCGAGGTCACCGACTCGCCGGCCGGGCCCGCCTTGCGAGTCGGGTTCCTGACCTCCCTCGATGTCAGCCTGCCGGGAGCGCCGGTCGACGTGCACATCGACGGGGTCGGCTTCGGCATGCCCATCGCGCTGAAGCTCGGGGCGCCCATGCTGCCGAGCCCGGGTGACCTGCAGAGCCTGGAACCGACCGGCGCGGCGGTCTCGCTGACCCTGCCCGTCGTCAACGGATCGGGAATGCTCTCCTCCGTCGGCAACGACCTTGCGGGTGGGCTCTCGGTACGGATCCCGCCGCTGAGCGCCGCCGCGTTCGGCCTGCTGTCACCCGCTCGCGACGGTGAGCCGCTGTCGTTCCTGGTGATCATGGGCGCGACGTTCCCGCCGCCAGGCGTGCAGGTCGGTTTCGGGTTCGCGATCTCAGGTGTCGGAGGCGTCGTCGGCATCAATCGGCGGATCGACCGCGATGCCCTGCTGCGCGCCGTGACCGACGGGACCGCGGCGCAGTTGCTGTTCCCGTCCGACCCGGCCGCGGCCGGACCGGCTGCGATGCGCGCGCTGCCAGCGATCTTCCCGGCAGCGCGCGGGTCGATCGTCGCCGGGCCGATGTTCCAGCTGAGCTGGGGCGGGCGCATCGTCACGCTGTCCGTGGCCGTGTTGCTGGAGGCGTCCACCCAGGCGCGCATGACCATTCTGGGCAAGCTCGTCGTGGCGTTGCCCGATCCGGAGGCTCCGCTCGTCTTCCTGCAGGCCACCTTTGCCGGCGTGATCGACCCGGCCGAACCCAGTGTGATGTTCGTGGCCAGCCTGACCGGCTCGCACATCGTCGGCGTCGCGCTGGCCGGCGACATCCTGATGCTCAGCCGCGGCGGGTCGGATCCGCAGATGGTGCTGAGCGCCGGCGGCTTCCATCCCGCCTACCGGATACCCCGCGGCGTGCCGGCGTTGCGCCGGATGTCGATGGACCTGTCGCCGGTGTCCTGGCTGGAGCTGCGGTGTGAGAACTATTTCGCGATCACCTCCAACAGCATGCAGCTGGGCGCCCGACTCGAACTCGTCGCCGAGGTGGCCGGCTGCGGACTGCGCGGTCACTTCGCCTATGACGCCCTGGTCCAGTACTCACCCTTCAAATTCATCGCCGACGTCTCCGGCGGAGTCGCCTTGCGCGCCTTCGGTGAGACGCTGGTCGGGGTCAGCCTGGCTCTGCACCTGGAGGGTCCGGCGCCCTACCTGGCCAGGGGGCGCGGCTCGATAGACCTGTTCTTCTTCGAGGTGTCCTTCGACTTCGAACTCGGCTGGGGCTCGCCGCCACCGGCGCTCGATCCGCCGCCGGACGTCGGAGCAGCCATCCGTCAAGCGGTCAGCGAGCCGGCGGCCTGGCGTTCTCGGGGGACGCCGCCTCCGAACCTCCTCCTCACCCGAGCCGCGCAGAAGTCGCTGGAGGCTGCCACCGTGGTCGACCCGTACGCCGCGGTGTCAGTGCGGCAGCAACGGGTGCCGCTCGGGCTGGAGATCGGGCTGTTCGAGGGCATCCCCGTGCCATCGCAGCGATGGGACATCCAGGGCGCGGAGTTCGGGCCCGGGGAGCCCGCTGATCACACCGCCGAGCTGCGCGCCGAATTCGCCCCCGGGCAGTTCGTCGCCGCCCGAAGCGATGATCAGGCGCTTACCGCGGCGGCGTTCCTGCCGCTGCGCGCAGGCATCGAGCTGTATCCGGCCCCGGCTGCCGGAGCGCAAGAGCGTGCGGTCGAGCTCGTCTGGGAGGAGTGCGTGATAGCCCGCGACGTTCCGAAGCCGATCCGCGCGTCCACCGGAATCTTCGCCGACCTCGGCTCGCTCGAACTCCTGCTCACTGCGTTGTCCGCCGCGGACGGCGGCTGGTGGGCGGCGCCCGACCAGGTCGTCACGGTCGACCCGGTCGCGCCGGTCGCCACGGCATTCGCGCTGTCGATGACGGCTGGGCCTGACCTTGGGGCCGTGACCGGGCTGGAGCTGGCGCAGGAGATCGCGGGCTCCAGCACCC